The DNA region AGaccatataaaattaaaaaaaagaaaaaaaaagaacaaagaccTTTTTAGTATCAACATATGTATAGAataagaagggaaagaaaattgatattttttataataaaaaaataagaaaaaagaaatagcatCTTCATCTCTTTATTTACagttccaaaattttccatcaaAAGTCCGTAAAATTGCACCTTTAAATATCTAtccatcaccaaaaaaaaaaaaaaaaagttaaagagggaaaaaaaagtgttatcTATTTCACAGTGGAAGCAACGGTATGAGCCCAGAACTTGAGCTGATCTTTCATATCCATTTCGTTACCTAAATCTGAAATTTTCCAATTCATCAAAGGGTGCTTTTGTTGTTCCAAAACATCCCAAGCCTCAGACAAATAAGGCCTTGAAACCACAGTTTCATcagtctttctctcttcttcaacaTCTTCTTCACCACCTTTTCTTCCCAACCTTTGCAATCCAGGAATGATAGAAACCAATCTTGAATCCTTGTCTTCCTCAGAGAACTTAAAGCCCAGATCCATAAACCCTTTTAGCTCCTCAAACTCAAGGTCTGACAAGCTCTTAGCACTACTCAGCTTTGtcctccttttttttccatGGACTTTCTTCTTAATAGGCATCTCATACTGTTGATGTTCCTCACTGGAGAATTCAGAGACTTCTTTTCCAGAAAGAATTGTGTGTAGCTTTGGTGTGGACCGTGTGGTCATGACTGAGTTTGGGGAGAGGAATTCAGGGGAAAAGCTGCTTGCTTTGGAGCTCATCAATAATTGATCGCTTAGTGATCTTACATGGAGAGTTGGCAAGCGTGAAAAGTTTGGTTCTTGGATCTGGTGATGAGTCGAGTTTGTTGTTTCATGGGGTAGTGATAGTGGTGTCTTGGAGAAAATTGTGCTCTGAAGCCAGTGGGAATCGAAGAGCTTTAAAACTTCTTCAGCATCCATTTTCTTTAGGAAAAAACAGTATGTACTTTTGACAATGTGGTGAGGAATATAAGTTAGATATCTTTGTAGATAAAGAAGGggttgcaagttgcaacacaatgaaaatattaagaaaaaaagaaaaagaaaaaaagaatttattggTGGGTTGCATTGCAATTTCCTAATTGGCCCTAATATGTTGCTCATATTATGGAAGTGGTgttagttgtaaaaaaaaaaaaaattactagtaGTACTCAACTTCACGTttctttaaattcaaaatttttaaatagtgaTGATTAATGCTAACTTTTGGTGGTCCAATCATTGCCTTCCTGAGCCTCCCCCTTAATTTTTGTTCGAGGAATATACTACGGAGTCACTTAgggctgtttggatttgttgttttCTATCAACCATCACTCTGTttcatcacccataactcaaaacTGATGGGTCCTACGGCTGAATggtgtgtttggatttgttttcagtttttgttttcatcacccaattctctgatttttgagtgatgagctatagaaactgaaaacacattttaggtgtttttaagTTATCAAAACTGAGTTTCCATGGCATTTTGGCAAATAAACAGACACGACTGAGATCCACAATTAGAGGAAAGTCACACTAGGCGTGTCTTTTGATGGCTCTCTTCAACAGCTCTCTTTAGAAGCTCAAAACAATCAAGGAAACTTCATACCACCAAACTCCAAACACTTTGAAGCCTCTGCCCTGCCCTCACCTCCTCACACACGCGAGCTTCAAGCCCACCTCAGCCAACCCGCGCTGCCCCAAGCTCAGACACTCGTCACGACGTCACTGCACAGATTAAGTCTAATATTGAACACCATGAGTTGAAAAATGCAACATGATCTTCATGCATCGAAACAAATTTTGACATTCAATTTAACATTAACACCATCCAATTCATATCGAGTCAGACCCACTTCAATTCAATCAACATGAACCTTcaatttaacatcaaaatccaTAATCTCCTTAAggaaatccaaaatccaaaataaaatataaaaaatccaaaaatccaTACAAATCACTATGgattgaaagaaaaaggaaatgagTGACAGATTAAGCTCTGAAATGAGCATTTCGCTTCTGTCGTTTTCTTCGGGTCAGAGCACGTTTCGAGGATGACTGATCGGTGCGCGCTAGGTGACGATGCGATGAGGTACAGCGGCGTTGGGTGACGGTGGAGATCAGCACCGCAGGTCCTTGATTTGTTAACAATGGCTGGGTTTGTCGAGGGTTTTGGCAGAATTACAgcggaaaaagaaaataaaataagggcTGAATGTGTGtgagcaaaaaaagaaaaagaaaaagaaaaaaaagtaaaagctacACCAAGTCAATTCATGGGTCTcacaaaaagtaaatttttttgagttaccAGAAGCTGGAAACAAGTGCTAAACATGTCACCTTAGGAAGTTGtggtattttaagtgataagTAATGAGTTatagagtgatgagtgatgatatttgagtgatgagtgaacattttttgaaatctaaattaaCAACCCCTTACAATCATCCATGAGAGTTTTCAAGAAATGAATGCAACATTGTTATTAGGACAacgtttagcaaaaaaattgattataacCTAATGCTACAAtggttgaattgcatatttttttacgtttttaatacatatatcaatttttgtgtcaatcagatattatttactatataatttataaacttatattttatacataattttaaactataaaaattacaattaaaacaatatattgatgacataactattgatattttattttcaagaaattttgcaagcatagaagatgtaatctaatggtgaatttgtcaaaatttacctccaTTAAAAATacattgagtaaggttgtagccaattttttagctaaactttgttattattattataatttcacagcaaataaaaaatgataatttttattcGTTTTAATTTGGACTTATTATTGACACTATTTTTTACTTGATAATAATAGCTTTTCTCAAAATAGAATGAATCTTGTTTGACTATGTGTCCATCCTTATTTAGATTTTGCGATTCGCTTTTTGTTATGGACTAAAGTttatttatacttaaaaaaagaaaaaaaaaagaaaaaaaaaagagagaaaagataaggctttaaaaagataaacaaaaattaactaaaagatagatgaaaaaattgatgaCAAATGGACACATCAAGAGGTTCATAAATATGAGAGTATCCAATTCCACCACAAGTGCTGAACGGAGAGAGTCTAAAGACACCATAAAATTTCTCAACTTATTATAAAAGTGTTATGAGATTTTGTTGCGTAACTAGAAGAACTCGTGCAAAGAGGCCTAAACATATAGATAAGTGTAATTCACTTAGAAAGTGTATTGTGGAATTTGATGAATCCACCTCCTTCTATTGGCTCCAAGTTATCCATATAGGACACATCCAAGTGTGAGAACTGCAATCTCCTAGTAGCGAGTCTTATGATAGAGATTTCATTGTATGCACATCCGGGATTAATAATGAAATCACCACTTAATTTATAAcagaaaaaattaagataatcaactttattaaattgaaaaataaatttcacttATCCAAAAACTATGATGTACAATGGCATTGAGTCCTAGttataataattaagaaaataaaattataccactatatatatatatatatatatatatataatctaggaaaaaagaaaatttgcatGGATATGTTAgataaaatgtgttttctaaTTTGGTTTCAAAGGCTAAGTTATGGgataaaaatttgttagacATCCGTCCTACTTGGTTCTAAAACCGGTCTCTTAATATACAATGCttaatatgaaaaattttatcCATTAAACATTCATGTAATTTACAGacatctataaaataaaagtaaaaagaaattgaCAAAATTCACATCCACCATTCAGCGtagaaggaaaattaaaatcaaCCATGATAAATGGAGTTCTAATCCTAAAAAgcaaaacataacaaaaatcataactacaaattaaataagaactaattaataattaaatcaaACAAACTATCTAACCCTAAAATGTGATAGCTATGATACTTGAAATGTTTGATCATGTGAAAGTAGgagaaaatgggcatttgccccttTCGCCAaaatttttcagcaaaatgccTTATAtctgaaactaattagggaaatgcccctgttttgaaactcgattttctaaaaatcgagtttcaatttaaaacttgatttttggataatcgagttatagcaaactgaaaaattaaaaaagaaaaagaaattggtactcgagttccatgaactcaagtACCACGTACGCTCCATTTGTTTcgatggaaaaccttgtgtaaagatagttttctaagttttccagtgtttggtagtataaaaaaagatgagtcagtgaaaaactatctttggtcaacataaaaagtatgacttatttttagagattgttttctattaaattttttggaaaaacaactatatctcataagagcattcacagcagtggagctaaatagctatattgctattttagctccactcaaaccatAAAATCCCCTAcacagcagtggaggcaaagctaaatttttttagctttgcgctacagtgctcatgtatcaatacatgagtactgtagctgaaagttataaaaaaaaataatattttactcaCGTCTGGATTAAAAAACAATACACGctcccctctctctttctctcccacaGTCACCGAACaagcaactctctctctctcacagttcactctctttctctctcaaccctctcaaagcaactctctctctctcacagttcactctctttctctctcaaccctctcgaagctcaccgccgatcatcCATTTcgaagctcaccgccgatcatcCATTTcgaagctcaccgccgatcaagcatctcgaagctcaccgccgatcaagcaTCTCGAAGCTCTCCGCCGATCAAGCAcctcaagctcaccgccgatcaagcCTCAGCCCACGCCGATccaagctctcaactctctcaaaactctctcaagctcaccgccgccGGCCCTCTCagctcagacccacgccgacccacgccgatcaaccctctcggcctcagacccacgccgacgcCGTCTTCTCTTCACAGTCGCTCTCTGAAGCTCGTCGCCGATCAACCTCAGCCCACGCCGtcgaagctctcaactctctcaagctcgcCGCCGCCGACCCATCTCGCCCAGTCCTCCATCTCACCGTCGATCTCCATCGGCACCGCCTTCATCGGATTCAAGAACGCCGCGGATTTCGTGGCGTGGCTATGGctggatttgtgatttgtgtgggtttgttggtgtgatttgtgatttgtgtgatTTGTGCTGATGGTTTTTTTCTGTGATCTTGGTTggttggcagtggtggtggatcggtttggggagtttttttgttttgtgtttgtattattttattgtaatagaaatattattttattgtaatgtttatattattttattgcgttgaaagctaaaatagatgcactgctgcagcatgttttgtaaagtgtataggtaaaatagataaagtaactttttgtatagctaaattgctaaaattttagatccactgctgtggatgctctaataagCTAATTAAGGGAAGTTAGGAGGctatttttcaacttatttaaagtttctatcaaacattgaaaaatgagatagttttatagaaaatatttcttgaaaaatgactcattttctagaaaatatcattgttgaaacaaacagagcattaaagtactcgagttccatgaactcgagtactatgTAAAATACTTGAGTTCATAGAACTtgagttccttgaaaaaatttaagtggaactcgagtaccaaaattttttttttcccctaagtTCATGTTCTCTATAACTCAATattccaaaaatcaagttttacacTTGGatcttgatttttaaaaaatcgagtttcaaaacaggagcatttccctaattagtttcaaatgTGGGGCAATTTGCaggatttttaaaaaagaaaggacaAAAACCCGTTTTGGTCTGTGAAAGTACTAGAAATGCAAAACTAAATGTTAATTATACCTGTTAAATGGAAATATTGAATGTAAGTCACTTTAATGGGGAATTCTCATGTGTAAACATTTTAAGTATATTATTTCATACTATACCCATTTTGCTTCTGTGTTGATTTTGTCACTTTTCATGATAAAATCCATGATTTCATGTGAccttattttcattattttatatgcGGTGTATGCATGGTATTATTCTACGTACATATAGTGTAGGAAACATGTTTATACATGAGAACcaatttttctttccattatTCCATAATTTTTGGTGATGCAATGTCTAGAAAGCTAAAGCTGGAAACTAGAGtcttaattatgaaaaaaaaaagttaatttatgtgaaagttttttgaatttttaatggATCTCGAACTTTTCTATAAAATGCACgaatatatcaaataaaaaattaaaataaataatactatcaacttataaaaagaaaataacaaaaagagattaattaaaaataaaatcaaattctaAGAAACGATTACAAAAACCTAATTGAATGTAGACCGATTATTGTATATGTGATTACAAATCCCTATTCTTAAGTCAAGccattcatttatgtaattcctttaattttaaaaattaattaattcatacTAAAACATGTGTTACAAATAATCAATTCACAAGAtagcaaaattttaaattaatcataAGTTAATAGTGAAACTATTATGCATACACCTACCACGTACCTAAAACTCTGTTAATGGAGTCATCCTTTGTTCTTTTTGATCCTCCATTACCTTAATTCTCTTTTGTCACTGCCTTTTCAAAAACCAATTCACTCTTCACCTTGATTCCAATGGTAGTAGATGTTTGTGCCTTGATTTATAAGTCTTAAGTTGATGCTCAAACACTACAGAAAGCAGGTTTTTTGCGGCATATTAAAAACACCATAAAAAACCATATAAGAGTCGTTATAGACCAAAAATGGTCTATTGTGATGTTTTTATGGCGATGCTGGTAAAAAACATTGCTACTAGACCGTCACAATAAACTATTGCGGCGCTTTCAATAAAAGTCACCAAATTAATATAATCTATTTAGCGGCGGTTTAAAAACGCCGCTAAATTAAAAGTTCGAAGTTTAATAAAGGTAAATATATGGTTTTGGGTTATTTGTGGAAAAAACGATTTCTCATTTGTACTTATAACAAGTTCAGGCAAAGGAAGTTTGATCCTCGTATGTgtgtggttttttattttttatttttataaatagtttgatagttacaataggATAGATGATTTGAACTACAAACATCTCTATTGAAAACTTTGAGAGAAGTTAGTTGAGTACTACAAAACTTTTGGAGAAGTTTAATCCATATTGAATACTGAAGAAGTTGGAACAAAATGCATATCGCATAAAACTCCTAGAAGGATTTTCAAATAGTACAACTTTTAATATGTGTAATCTCTATCATTATAATGGAGATGAAAAAAGATTAATTTGGAGGAAATAGACATACAATATGATCATTTCACTTCACTACGAGAATTAATTGATGCGTTGCATCAAAATTCTATCACAACTCGATGTGAAATGTATACTCAATATTTGGTGTAATGGTGTGGGTTTTAGgtaactcaattgataaagtctttgatgattgaataagagatctagggttcaatccccgcctacaccaaaaattgaatcatcaggagcggacaccataggttgaaactttctttcaaaataaaaaaagtgtaatggtaagaaatatcaaattttgaGTATGCATGGATTTCAAGTGAACACCTAAATAAATGGATCAAATGCTCTAGGAGGATAATATCAAAATTCCTTTTAAAATGGGGGAAAATGATGCAGGAGCTTAATGTCAATTTATGAGACAGCCATATACAGTTATACACAGTATACGTTATTTAGTTTATCTGTTTATGTGTCTTTAACTTgccattaattattatttgttcaaaattatttttagagtCTTGTTAGCAATTTAAATACAACCGAGTTATTTGTATATTGGGAGATATAAAGACTATATTGTAACTTGTATTTTGGGTGGAAAGTTTCCCATGCATTATATTTGCTGttatatatatcaattaaaaaaaaaaatgagaaggagACTAAAGAGTGTTttgatttagaaaataatttgcAAGTGTATCTTGCTTTTGAGTTGaattattctctctttcttggCTTGTAAACGAGTAGAGTTTTGTTGAGTGTTAAATGTTTGAGTTTGGCTtgataataaaagtaaaatatttaaataacttGATTAGAGCTTGAATTAGGCCTATCAGCAATGTAAGTATAGCTAGTATAGGTATATTATCATGTCCATTTGGTTTGGACGAGTGGTcacaaatcttaattttttttgtttgagtttagCAAgatattggttttatttttcaagCTTATATCAAACTTATcaccaaactcataaataagcctaggcttgacttgtttttttattgaactttttttttttttttttattcacaagCCTTTTAaagaacattttatttttttgagctCAGCTCATTTATTAATAAACCTAATGGGctaattttgggtcaattctactctagcctaatctaagtgtatatgtgtgtgaagcacttttttgaaaacttgaaccccgacccttgtcACCCCTCACACTccataagcatttatacttgtggagtgaccattgcatCAAGGGTGTGTGGTGGTATGAGTGAACTCTTTTAATCTAGCAAAGGCTAACTATTATATTTATGAaccactttatttatttacaacCCTATACCTCTATCAGTAAAGTGGGGCTTAGTCATGCTAATGACATCCATGATTAATTAGTAGTGttgtacaacattttttaatCCCTAATTAAGTGTGTTGAgaaatttagacctcggttgatataattaacaagttttaaatccaagttgttaattagatttattatgaataaattttgttaaaacaaattaacatcaatatcatgtcaatatcatgcacagcggaaaaataaataagacaagatatgatgactcaggaaaaccaatgaaacaaactagtttcacagtaaaaaacctggggagaaaccttcccaaaaagcaattcactatagtaaagagaattttcaaatctagtacaaaacatttatccttaaactctacaatcctcgtagatgaactaatagtagaaaccttctaccgcttcagaatctctgaactcttcaatatatgaatgcgaCCCTTTTGCgagaatcctagtacgtgattaaccaatgatgcatggatcctagtacatgaTTAACCAAtaatgcatggatcccagtatgtgactaactccaccaACTTGGAGAatatgttggctgcaaagtttttcactttatcaacaatgaagatcaagaagtacttagttataaaaccctaaggcacaaaaGACGCAATAACTTCTTACAGAGAGAATAATGTACTCGGTCACTTTTGCATGCGTTCTCTATGTGCATACCCACTATGACGAcatttaaaataagccttatatatgtctagggttatgagaaaagaaaccctacacaaatatttcatcatgggccgaaaatcaaatctggaaattttgatttcgtaagtctcgatagattctTAATCTGTCGAGTTTCaatcattaaatctcgatagatatgtTTTTGTTGAGCTTCTATCAAGTTTCTATTGAGCTTCTGTCCAGGTTCAATGAccagcttttttttatttgtttcttggtttaatc from Castanea sativa cultivar Marrone di Chiusa Pesio chromosome 6, ASM4071231v1 includes:
- the LOC142639954 gene encoding uncharacterized protein LOC142639954 yields the protein MDAEEVLKLFDSHWLQSTIFSKTPLSLPHETTNSTHHQIQEPNFSRLPTLHVRSLSDQLLMSSKASSFSPEFLSPNSVMTTRSTPKLHTILSGKEVSEFSSEEHQQYEMPIKKKVHGKKRRTKLSSAKSLSDLEFEELKGFMDLGFKFSEEDKDSRLVSIIPGLQRLGRKGGEEDVEEERKTDETVVSRPYLSEAWDVLEQQKHPLMNWKISDLGNEMDMKDQLKFWAHTVASTVK